Genomic window (Penaeus vannamei isolate JL-2024 chromosome 7, ASM4276789v1, whole genome shotgun sequence):
TAATGAAAAATTGTTGGCTTATTTGTCAATATAGACTCCAGAGAAAACAAAACTACAATATTTTGATTGCTTTGTCAGATTATTGATACCAGAGGCCATTTTGCAGAAAATGATAGCTTACTAAAAGATGTTATTTTTGATGCATTCATATTTTGTCATATTCACTTTTCTGTAAGATCTCCAAATCTCTTTAAAGAATAGTGCAAATATTCCCCTTCTCACACAGAAATGGTGAAGGCAAGCAAGTCTGTGTCTCCTGCTGTTATTGGTCTTCTCCACAAATTCTCGGAATCTGAAGTTTCTCTGCTACGGGAGAAACTCTTGTCCCATTATGATGCCAACCACAGGATTCTACCTTGGCGGTCTATTGCAGCCACAGAGGTCGACCGCAACAAGAGAGCTTATGCTGGTTTGTGTTTTTaagtctcttttattttcttttttccttagatCAATAGATCAGTTTTCATCATATATCTGAAATTTATTGATTACTGGTATATACTTGACACACCTAGGCCTATTATCATTTCCAAGTAATTAAGAGAGCCTAACTGTTTGTAAAGAACACAGTATAATGAAAAGTTTCTCTTTTTAATGTAAACCAGAGGAAATATATAGTTGTTATATGTAACTCtgtttaaggaaaagaaaaaatagttttgTGCATTTGTACATGTGCCTTTCTTGAATATTTAGTATATACTCATATTgatttttttgtagatttttaatgctaaaaattatatatattttcaacaaGTCTTTTCAAAAGAGTCCCTTTAACCATGAATTTTATTGATCTTGCATGttcacattcacatatattttaAGATCATGTAAGATTACTAGAGAAATATAGTAATTGGCTATGAACAGTTAATACTAACCAAATGGAATGCAGTTATTATACATTTTCTTTAATCCAAAAAGTTACGATTAATTAATTCTGTGTTATAGTTTGGGTGTCAGAGATGATGTTACAGCAGACACAAGTTGCTACTGTAATAAGTTACTTTGAGAAATGGATAAGCAAGTGGCCAACTGTGGCTGATTTGTCCAAGGCAACACTGGAGGAAGTCAACCAAGTGTGGGCTGGCCTTGGGTATTATTCACGAGCACGTAGGCTTCATGAAGGAGCTGTTAAGGTTTGTACTGTTAATTTTTTTGGAAACCTAGGAGCTGTTAGACTTTGATTTGAGGAATATTTAATTGCTGTTGCCATAATTTGGAAAATGATTGGCCAGTGTTTCTGTGGAAGAGCATACAGTGTTAAGTGGTATTTGAATTACATTATTTGAATGTAGTGTTACAGTTCAGAATTTTATGAGAAGCCAATAAGTATGAAGAAATCTGTATTAATTTGCCACAGAGGGTGAAGTACAGCAAAGATGGCCTTGTATTTAAAGGTTCGAACTTCTTTTCAGGGgtaattcctctttttttatttttaactttcAAAGTTACCAGTTTAACCCCTTAAATATAACATGTTACACTTGCGTATGCATCATTACTGGATTACTCATATGATGTCCTATGATCACTCATATTATATTCTATTGGCATGGTAGTCCACTGCCGTTATGTACACATAGGCCTACCTTATCCTTAAATTGCCTAGAATTGCGGAAGATTCCAAACCTTCCATAGTATGAGGTATTTCTTTTGGGTCAGGTCATGGGGTTTTATGGTTTCTGTTACTGTAATGTTCGTCAGAGACAACATTATCATATTAAAGAAAAAAGTCAATGCAAATAAGATGAGCACATTTAAAAGCAgtccttgttcatttttttcaggGTCATTAAGATCAGCTCTTTATCCTATAATACAGAATACAAGATCAGTAGATGGAtaagacattattattgttattattacaatgataataatgataatgattattgttattattgttactcttattattattattgttattgttgttgttgttattgttgttgttaatattactattgttattattattattggtattagtattgttgctattattattgttattgttattgttattaaaattatttttgttattattgttattattattattatcactatcactattactactagtagtagtagtagtaataatattattactattattaatactattactattgttgttgttgctactgtttctgttgtattttgctgtttctattatcattatcactcattaatattttagttatcattattgttatcaggatttgtatctgtatcattatcaatttctttagcattatcattatcattatctatacttAAATCTatagatgttattattgttattgctgtttttactctattattatcattattatcattattattattattattattattattattattattatttatttgattttttaaaatcatatggaatatcattatgattgctattttccttattatcattatagtgatccatatcattagtattattactcaAGTGATTATGCCTCTAATTACAATATAAGGATAAGTAACTGAAGTATTCTCTGTGAACAATTGATATTTACACTAGTGTTTTTGGTTGCCAAATTAGTGAATTGAAACTGatattattaacataaatatttGTTAAAAAAGAAATTGTAAAGATCATTAAACAGATCTTAAATCTAAAGGTATGATTATGTAGATTGAAGTGATGGTAGATAACATTCTATTTGGTAATTTAATAATCATACACATAAGGGGAACATTGGTCATATAGTTGAAGAAGCCTATATTTCAGAACAGTCATGCATTTCAGGTTATGGAAGGCCTAGATGGTGAATTCCCAAGTGACCGCGATTCCCTTGTGGAGCAGCTCCCAGGTGTCGGTAGATATACAGGGAGTGCCATAGCCTCCATTGCTCTTGGCAGTTGTGTGGGTGTTGTGGATGGGAACGTGAACCGTGTAATGGCTCGGTTACGAGGGATAGGTGCAGACATAAGTGCTCAGGTAAAGTCTTTATATTTATGGGtattttttgcattatcattatgttgattCTTATCACTGTAAGTGTTTTGATGATCATCTTTTCATTGTGTTTAGGTCTGTATTATTTCTTTCAAATTACTAACAATTTTTTTTACAGTCCACAGTAGACCATATGTGGAGTTTAGCGGACCAACTAGTTGATCCAGAGCGGCCTGGGGATTTCAATCAGGCAGTTATGGAATTAGGGGCCACAGTTTGCACACCAAAAGTATGGATTGTTTTTGTAGTAACactttattatttgttgtttggtcagtttttgtatgcatgtaactcatagatgtatattttttcttctctttctaaaaTATAAGTCTTACATGAAATGATGAAAACGCATCTCAGAGTTACTGTAAATGAAATTGTTCCAAATACAGTCATGGTATTTGGATAAACTGGGTCAAAATAAGCAACTTTCCtttgcattttgtttgtttgcttgtatgcaAAGGACCTTTTAATATGcatcaaagattttttttggaCACTTTATGAAATAGCATTCTAGGAACTTTCTTGTGGTGTTCTACTTTATTTGTTTACTACACTGCTTGTGATGTTTCTAaatcattattgaagttaattTTCATATACTGTTCATCACAGTTAGGCATAGATACTGAATATGATTTGTATTTAGATATTGATAATTAGCAGATTTTGAAAGATTTCGATATACTTAGAGTAGCtcctttactattaatattttatgAATATCTTGCTTCCTTATAGTTGGAGAAATTGTTGCCATTTATAAAAAAGTTAGTAAGACTGATTGATGAAACCAAATTTATTTCTTGATTGGGTAATGTTGTGTCCAGTTTAGTGTATTGCTAAATGACTTTCAACAttgatggctctgccagtgcttagccacaaaggaggcaattagtagaccttgtgaccCCACTTGATTTCACATTCTTGagttcttgtgtgtatgtttttttaactaatgctatcaatgtggatgctgttatttttattataaacatcataattactatcgtgTTATCGACATAACTAACAGCAAAATCAAATAccagaaaatattatcgaaaatcaaggaaaagggtaagcagGTAAGACAGATAGttctcgtaattggctcattggtgacttggtacttgtggagccatctctatgtaaaaacaattaccaaATAAAAGACACAGTAGGCATGGCATACATGCACTTGCCATCCTCGGTTGCATTTGGTTATACATTATGCTTTTTTGTTGGGTGGGTAAGGATTGAATATAATTTTGCAATGGGTGAGAGTATTAGAATAGCATAGGcagctctgtatatatattttaaagtgCATGTGGATATTTAAATGTGTAAATTTGTACATAGCTTGTGTATGCAGATACATATCTTTTGTGTATGTCAATATACATTCTTACTAcacagggaaaaggaaggaaagaaaaaaatctgggcACTACCATTTCAGGTACATTGAATTCTGGAATCATTGGGCATTTTCTTAGGGGACTTAATGCAAAAGAACCTGCTTAGAATAATTTTCTGAAGCTATTGGTGGACCAATATGTCCAGAATGCATTTGCAACCAAAGCTATTCATCCTGTCTCAGCTGACAAATCTATGTACTGTATACAATTATGTAGCATGAGCCTTAGGCATTGGACATACCACATCATAGGTAACAGAATATATGCCCTATGCctttagatatattgataatgtGTTTTATATAGTCCCATTATGATtctgagaaaaacaaaacattaaaggTTTTACTGATTCAATAAGACTGGATAATACAaatgctttgtttattttctaatgcaggaggattaggaagggaaagcaagagatCAAAGGAGAAATCAAATATATGTTGTATTTTTATGGACCCAAATAATATCAGATATTATCAGCACAATGCAACTGATGTACTCAGGTCTGGATGAAGGGTTTGTTTTCTATGTGAATGTGTACAGCTACACTGAACTGACAAAAGTTGTATTAGATCCCCTAAGAAGATAACTTTccattacatatttttatgttaAGACAATTTTCTTGGcccatattttaaaaaatattttcagaATTTATTAGTCTAGGCTGATTTTCATTAgcatatatccatttttttttactcatacaTCATTTACCTAACTGCCAGTTCTTCATTGCTTTCAGACTCCAAGCTGCAGTTCATGCCCATTACAGTCACTTTGTGTAGCTTATCGTAGAAGTCAGGATGGACAGCAGAAGACGTCCATCAGTTCCCACTTTAAGATGGTTGGCAAGTCAAAGGACAAAGTAGAAGAAAGTCTAGTGAAAGATATTGAATGCTGTGAGTACTTAGTTTTTTGTATACtatttgtatgcaaatgtatTATGTTGTTGTAGAAGGGATGCTGTAATTGTAGTTTATTATGTCTAGTTTCTTTGTAATACCAATACTTGAACTGAAAATGGATTTCATAAGTGGGAAGAGTATGCACTAGTTCGTACTTCTTGCACAGCAactttgaaaaaagagaaaaaaatggtttatAAATTTATTGATCTGA
Coding sequences:
- the LOC113821671 gene encoding adenine DNA glycosylase, which produces MVKASKSVSPAVIGLLHKFSESEVSLLREKLLSHYDANHRILPWRSIAATEVDRNKRAYAVWVSEMMLQQTQVATVISYFEKWISKWPTVADLSKATLEEVNQVWAGLGYYSRARRLHEGAVKVMEGLDGEFPSDRDSLVEQLPGVGRYTGSAIASIALGSCVGVVDGNVNRVMARLRGIGADISAQSTVDHMWSLADQLVDPERPGDFNQAVMELGATVCTPKTPSCSSCPLQSLCVAYRRSQDGQQKTSISSHFKMVGKSKDKVEESLVKDIECLPECDLCLRKEDWDSSLGVQNYPRKGQKTQSRQETSAVVMLQRPNGQMYFVQRPKTGLLANLWEFPSIALTSEEESQWEESVTQQLQEDFTVPESYAKDRIFVSDVLHIFSHIRQTYKVYKLLLDDKKPEVTCPSKYQGSQWMSREEFMASATSTAMKKILKAVESSEQKPKDKKPKRGQEEKPVDAKKQKTISQFFNTSAKKQK